From a single Candidatus Izimaplasma bacterium HR1 genomic region:
- the nphR gene encoding Transcriptional activator NphR — protein sequence MNQTSTDVFSHYTLPFETYFNKEVDSKFQVHDETELIWVLRGNASIVCDNIQYDLTPQTLFMINPYQMHSLKSSAETMIITYRFKKEHIKEYVEMHKGLAFINRVYTLEELVKKYKEVPLLISQLIKLLISPNQTILIRYKIIGYYNMLIYELYTMLLKEKYLDIKKKDVPFHIERQNRIIDYINNNFLQKISLNDVAKQVSISTFRLSHLMKEMFGISFREYLFNIRFEYALRLLRETNLSVLSISDMAGFSDVKYLNKLLKERFKITALKYRKRFTSRFNETYSDSNYIKDFFKELRVCLNKLETGVLAEKIVY from the coding sequence ATGAATCAAACAAGTACTGACGTTTTTTCTCACTATACTTTACCATTCGAAACATACTTCAATAAAGAAGTTGATAGTAAATTTCAAGTTCATGATGAAACTGAACTTATTTGGGTTTTAAGAGGTAATGCATCAATAGTTTGTGATAATATCCAATATGATCTAACACCTCAAACATTATTCATGATAAACCCTTATCAAATGCATTCATTGAAATCATCTGCTGAAACGATGATTATCACATATAGGTTTAAAAAAGAACATATTAAGGAATATGTGGAAATGCACAAAGGTTTAGCGTTTATTAATAGGGTATACACACTGGAGGAACTAGTTAAAAAATATAAAGAAGTCCCACTTTTAATATCCCAATTGATAAAACTCTTAATATCTCCTAATCAAACGATATTGATTAGATATAAAATTATCGGCTATTACAATATGCTTATTTATGAGTTATATACAATGTTATTAAAAGAGAAGTACTTAGATATCAAGAAAAAAGACGTTCCCTTTCATATTGAACGTCAAAACCGAATAATCGATTATATAAATAATAATTTTCTACAAAAAATTTCCTTAAACGATGTAGCTAAGCAAGTAAGTATAAGCACATTTAGGCTTTCACATCTAATGAAAGAAATGTTTGGTATTTCCTTTAGAGAATATCTGTTTAATATTAGATTTGAGTATGCTCTTAGATTATTAAGAGAAACAAATCTAAGTGTACTTAGTATTTCCGATATGGCTGGGTTTAGTGATGTGAAATACTTAAATAAGTTATTAAAAGAACGATTTAAAATTACAGCATTAAAGTACCGTAAAAGATTCACTAGTAGATTTAATGAAACCTATAGTGATAGCAACTATATCAAAGATTTCTTCAAAGAATTAAGAGTGTGTCTAAATAAATTAGAGACCGGAGTTTTAGCTGAAAAAATCGTATATTAA
- the yccX gene encoding Acylphosphatase: MVFILKKTMQLTLEGRVQGVGMRFTIDRAAKKFPITGYVRNLYNGFVQVVIQGEEEVLAAFIEHIKENTPGNISKFIISDLSNSIEYESFKVKLF, encoded by the coding sequence ATGGTGTTCATATTGAAAAAAACAATGCAGCTAACTCTTGAAGGAAGAGTTCAAGGTGTTGGAATGAGATTCACAATAGATAGAGCTGCAAAAAAATTTCCAATAACTGGATATGTTAGAAACTTGTACAATGGGTTTGTTCAAGTGGTTATCCAAGGAGAAGAAGAAGTACTAGCAGCATTTATTGAACATATTAAAGAAAACACTCCAGGAAATATTTCTAAGTTTATCATTTCTGATTTGAGTAATAGTATAGAATATGAAAGTTTCAAAGTTAAATTATTTTAA
- a CDS encoding 2-dehydropantoate 2-reductase has product MNVAIYGAGGMGTVLGAYITKAGYEIDLINRNKDHIKVLKAKGAKIIGKVNLTQKVTALLPEEMTKKYDIILLMTKQRFNKEIVEFLVPFLSEDGVICTMQNGLPELSVANIIGDDRTIGCTMSWGATFLGKGVVELTSEPSRDVLTYSIGMYGENDQKHFDHIVELLDTMGDVKIENNFVGARWSKLLVNAAFSGLSVVTNARFGVITKNKKTRLLALKAIKECIDVAKASNITIEPIQGKDVVKLMDYNNKFRRSISMFIIPIAMRKHKQIKSSMLRDIERNKKTEVYAINGVVCEHGDKVNIDTPINDMIVSIVEKIENKELEPCWDNLKYFDKFKG; this is encoded by the coding sequence ATGAACGTAGCTATATATGGTGCTGGTGGTATGGGAACCGTTCTGGGTGCTTATATAACCAAAGCTGGATATGAAATCGATTTAATAAATCGTAACAAAGATCATATCAAAGTACTTAAAGCAAAAGGTGCTAAGATTATAGGTAAGGTAAATCTTACACAAAAAGTAACGGCGTTATTACCAGAAGAAATGACAAAAAAGTATGACATAATCCTTTTAATGACAAAGCAAAGATTCAACAAGGAGATTGTTGAATTCTTGGTTCCATTCTTAAGTGAGGATGGAGTTATTTGTACAATGCAAAATGGTCTTCCTGAACTTAGTGTTGCAAATATCATTGGTGATGACAGAACAATCGGTTGTACTATGAGCTGGGGTGCAACATTCCTTGGTAAAGGCGTAGTAGAATTAACTAGTGAGCCTTCTAGAGATGTATTAACTTATAGTATTGGTATGTATGGTGAAAATGATCAAAAGCATTTTGATCATATTGTAGAATTATTAGATACTATGGGAGATGTCAAAATCGAAAATAATTTTGTAGGAGCTAGATGGTCCAAACTTCTAGTAAACGCCGCATTTAGTGGTTTGAGTGTTGTAACAAATGCACGTTTTGGTGTAATAACTAAAAATAAAAAGACTAGATTACTAGCCTTAAAAGCAATAAAGGAATGTATTGATGTAGCTAAAGCTTCTAACATTACTATTGAACCTATTCAGGGAAAAGATGTTGTTAAACTAATGGATTACAACAATAAGTTTAGAAGATCAATAAGTATGTTTATTATACCTATAGCAATGAGAAAACATAAGCAAATAAAATCAAGTATGCTCAGAGATATCGAACGTAATAAGAAAACAGAAGTATACGCTATTAACGGTGTTGTGTGTGAACATGGTGATAAAGTTAATATCGATACACCCATAAATGATATGATTGTTAGTATTGTAGAAAAAATCGAGAATAAAGAATTAGAGCCTTGTTGGGATAATCTAAAATATTTTGATAAATTTAAAGGATGA
- a CDS encoding Adenosine monophosphate-protein transferase SoFic, producing MYRLKKLPYKKDYITVDIYRFLSNANYTLGELKGVLDSTPYLEVILRLLNIYEAKTSSEIEGVKSSFEDVFLQSVTSLKKNPHTNEVINHLRAINIIYRDILTKNKLYLEDINRIQELIAPEQKGIRRIRGHKIYNKLTNKVIYIPPQNQNAILDYLENLLEYINLNHDRYDPLIRMAIIHYQFECIHPYRDGNGRIGRIINSMSLVLSRRLNYPILNLSSYLNNTKETYFKLLEKCHNDINYLDEFIIYMLKGINETGKFTVTFINQITRLINNYKQEMLSKLPKIYSERLLVHLFKYPYTKNELLRIELNTSRTTSTKYLKLLEEAGFIESFKYGKEVVYKNTQLINIFL from the coding sequence ATGTATAGATTAAAGAAATTACCTTATAAAAAAGACTATATCACTGTCGATATATATAGATTCTTAAGTAACGCTAATTACACCTTAGGTGAACTAAAAGGGGTTTTAGATTCTACACCCTACTTAGAAGTTATTCTTCGGTTACTAAACATCTATGAAGCAAAAACTTCATCTGAGATAGAAGGGGTAAAATCATCCTTCGAAGACGTCTTCTTGCAAAGTGTAACATCCTTAAAAAAGAATCCACATACTAATGAAGTTATAAATCATCTTCGGGCTATAAATATTATTTATAGAGATATATTAACAAAAAATAAACTATATCTAGAAGACATTAATCGGATACAGGAATTAATTGCACCTGAGCAAAAAGGGATAAGAAGGATTAGAGGGCACAAGATTTATAATAAACTTACTAATAAAGTTATATATATTCCCCCGCAAAACCAGAATGCTATTCTAGATTACCTAGAAAATCTATTAGAATATATTAACCTAAATCACGATAGATATGATCCTTTAATAAGAATGGCTATCATCCATTATCAATTTGAATGCATTCATCCTTATAGAGATGGTAATGGTAGAATTGGTAGGATTATCAATTCTATGTCATTAGTATTATCAAGAAGACTAAATTATCCAATATTAAATTTGAGTAGTTATTTAAATAATACTAAAGAAACATACTTTAAATTACTAGAAAAGTGTCATAATGATATTAATTACTTAGATGAATTTATTATATATATGCTTAAAGGTATAAATGAGACTGGTAAATTCACAGTCACGTTTATAAATCAAATCACAAGATTGATTAATAACTATAAACAGGAAATGCTAAGTAAGTTACCAAAAATATATTCTGAGAGATTATTAGTACACCTATTTAAGTATCCTTATACTAAAAATGAATTGCTAAGAATCGAACTTAATACATCAAGAACAACTTCAACTAAATACTTAAAACTTTTAGAGGAAGCCGGATTTATTGAAAGTTTTAAATATGGCAAAGAAGTAGTTTACAAAAACACTCAACTTATCAACATATTCTTATAA
- the npr gene encoding NADH peroxidase: protein MKKIDMDIVVIGGSAAGLVAAMTAKSNYPEKDVMVLRKEEKVMIPCGIPYIFGTLGTSDSNILPDGGLVNLGVNIKVDTVERINKEEHTLETEDGSVISYEKLIVATGSTPFVPKSIKGTDLENVFTVPKNKVYLDTFYDKLKDCKKIAVVGAGFIGVELSDELNKIGKEVTLVELQETILGNAFDDDTSLVAQDILTNRGVKMLNGVAVTAIEGNGKAEKLVFKDGSSIDVDAVVLSIGYTSNVGLAKASGISVNSQGSIKVDAYMRTHQKDIFACGDCAQKRDFITGRIVPIMLASTACAEARVAALNLYDLATIKTFNGTISIYSTNIGETTFGVAGLTEKRAKAEGFNILSATFKGIDRHPGKLNNPHYQSIKLVANKASGLIMGGEVIGGVSAGELTNVLGFIIQNKMTITDLLCSQIGTQPMLTASPAAYPLIKAAEMISRKMSRR from the coding sequence ATGAAGAAAATCGATATGGATATAGTAGTTATTGGTGGTAGTGCAGCAGGATTAGTTGCTGCTATGACTGCTAAATCAAATTATCCTGAAAAAGATGTAATGGTTTTAAGAAAAGAAGAAAAAGTAATGATTCCTTGTGGTATCCCTTATATTTTTGGAACTCTAGGAACTTCAGACAGTAATATTCTTCCTGATGGTGGTCTTGTTAATTTAGGAGTGAATATAAAAGTTGATACTGTTGAAAGAATTAATAAAGAGGAACACACTTTAGAAACAGAAGATGGTTCAGTTATTTCTTATGAAAAATTAATTGTCGCTACTGGGTCTACACCATTTGTACCAAAGAGCATAAAAGGAACTGATTTAGAAAATGTATTTACAGTACCTAAAAACAAAGTCTATCTAGATACGTTTTATGACAAATTGAAAGACTGTAAAAAAATAGCAGTCGTGGGAGCAGGATTCATCGGTGTTGAATTATCAGATGAATTGAATAAAATAGGTAAAGAAGTAACTTTAGTTGAGTTACAAGAAACGATTTTAGGAAATGCATTTGACGATGATACTAGTTTAGTAGCTCAAGACATTTTAACTAATCGTGGAGTTAAAATGTTAAACGGTGTTGCTGTCACTGCTATTGAAGGTAATGGTAAAGCTGAAAAATTAGTATTTAAAGATGGTTCAAGTATTGATGTTGATGCAGTAGTATTGTCAATCGGTTACACATCAAACGTTGGATTAGCTAAAGCTTCAGGTATAAGTGTAAATAGTCAAGGATCTATTAAAGTAGATGCTTATATGAGAACTCATCAAAAAGATATCTTTGCATGTGGAGACTGCGCTCAAAAACGCGACTTTATAACAGGAAGAATTGTTCCTATCATGTTAGCTTCAACAGCATGTGCTGAAGCTAGAGTTGCTGCGTTAAATCTTTATGACTTAGCTACAATCAAAACTTTTAATGGAACTATCAGTATCTATTCTACTAATATTGGAGAAACAACTTTCGGAGTTGCAGGGTTAACAGAAAAAAGAGCAAAAGCTGAAGGATTCAATATCTTAAGTGCAACATTTAAAGGAATTGATAGACATCCAGGAAAATTAAATAATCCTCATTACCAAAGTATTAAACTTGTTGCTAATAAAGCATCAGGGTTAATTATGGGTGGTGAAGTAATTGGCGGTGTTAGTGCTGGTGAATTAACTAATGTATTAGGATTCATCATTCAAAATAAAATGACAATAACTGATTTATTATGTTCGCAAATTGGAACACAACCAATGTTAACAGCATCTCCGGCCGCTTATCCACTAATTAAAGCTGCTGAAATGATCTCAAGAAAAATGTCTAGAAGATAA
- a CDS encoding cytoplasmic glycerophosphodiester phosphodiesterase, protein MKDLSWIRDGYFAHRGLHNKEIPENTMTAFSNAVSHGFDIELDIRMTKDKEIIVFHDSSLARLCGEEVKVDESNYSDIENIRVLNSDETIPLLKNVLTLLPNKTEYLIELKPSIHYKEFVKLFIELMSNYQIKYAIHSFDPRIVNEFRKQSPNIIRGQIASTFPNRKGLMRKAIKHLLTNIYTKPDFTNYNFKDLPRKKLDKLYKKGHMVISYVVRSKEDLAFVRKHYDNAVFENFIPEIKKEM, encoded by the coding sequence ATGAAAGATTTAAGTTGGATAAGAGATGGGTATTTTGCTCATAGAGGATTACATAACAAAGAAATACCAGAAAATACAATGACTGCTTTTTCTAATGCCGTTAGTCATGGCTTTGACATTGAACTGGATATCAGAATGACTAAGGATAAAGAAATAATTGTATTTCATGATAGTTCGTTAGCGAGGTTATGTGGGGAAGAAGTCAAAGTGGATGAATCAAATTATTCTGATATTGAAAATATTAGAGTTCTTAATTCAGATGAAACTATTCCATTACTGAAAAACGTCTTAACGCTACTACCAAACAAGACAGAGTATTTGATTGAGTTAAAACCTAGTATTCACTATAAAGAGTTTGTTAAGTTGTTTATAGAGTTGATGAGTAACTACCAAATAAAGTATGCCATCCACTCATTTGACCCTCGCATAGTTAATGAATTTAGGAAGCAAAGTCCTAATATCATTAGAGGGCAAATAGCTAGTACATTTCCAAATAGGAAAGGATTAATGCGTAAAGCAATAAAACACCTATTAACCAATATATATACAAAACCCGATTTTACAAATTATAATTTCAAAGATTTACCTAGAAAGAAACTAGATAAATTATATAAGAAAGGACATATGGTAATTTCCTATGTAGTTAGAAGCAAAGAAGATCTAGCATTTGTAAGAAAACACTATGATAATGCTGTATTTGAAAACTTTATTCCTGAAATAAAAAAAGAGATGTGA
- a CDS encoding HRDC domain protein, whose protein sequence is MALWKTKLLEDLYILRENIREEEKQVKGIAPIICTDDVLEEISNKKPLKISDFLAISGLNRQFLDNYATKFLKVVMKHQTANVREVTVSKNAYKVLDHYKDRLTNISRRNPNLYMGKTVKRSSFDLASLNQDINLIKFLTNKRVSTLRLEFASTLSGENLERHITTLYRETNKEEKETGSYDLYIAYPYVEGVFKKDRFAIRAPLLYFPVKLERSKRNFSIKKDKDKDIIYNRDLLLATSKMEQSDIDSNAPYINDFSIKTLKDIVIPFYANNGINIADNQINFDFDLFKPQLKDKFVKRRTGVFEISENITIGRYKLYSSMIQKDMSKILDQNKYNELLEGLIDESNLYEDEKDVIFAIEPNKVEEKRLSYINEINYAQEKVIDLLNKEKKLVIWGPPGTGKSQTITSLIASSVLKGENVLVVSEKKVALDVIYSRLKGASKYSMFIDDAENKQDFYHKLKEFVTPSPPERTLNNDIFKLEEEIRDILFAMDRSLELLYHTSIQDVPMSLLYRRYVKDKEIIKELTPKKVHIMFRNTFKKPDFKVLDAIEKTFTKKQNLTDILIYDKMLSNYPVLGKLETKISRSNIIDFEEFSNEYKTYKEKTKHAWFIKRYRLKKQFIEKNKKRLLFLTKKSFTESKYLRLLLDDDTLHYYILENINKLNKVRNIYSKLTEPEHSFLHMLANHSLVRDFNDIAKYRKYLFDAFYTGYLEEFKAKNQKHLYIFDKYREKLIELDGLMNEKKQVTVESFEMELYKHAFNFANTKRIMDIKRVLENTRKPSVKAFIDIFQLELMSNVRVWMMTPEVVSAIIPLVYGMFDLVIFDEASQMYVEKGIPCIYRANKVVIAGDTKQLRPSSLGIGRLEDEDEFYEDQVLRDVSMDAKSLLDLARYKYQETILNYHYRSQYEELIAFSNHAFYEGKLIVSPNQTSSVKPPIEYVHVKDGVFENRRNPEEAKAVIKLIKKVFRERENNETIGVITFNSTQRDSIENLIDEELFKRSRYQKEFESELFRTEEGEDKSLFVKNIENVQGDERDIIIFSMGYARDPEGFVRRRFGWLNNDGGQNRLNVAISRAKRKIYFVSSLFPEELKVEDLKSTGPKLLKDYMRYCYYVSNKKPHLAKEVLNQLHTREANDDENNIPELVKDIQKRLERNNYKVETSIGIGNYSINLAIYNEETKAYSLGIICDVSNPIDLDARRDLFHQEKYLEVRNWKLYRVFASNWYTDPNKEMRNIRDLLK, encoded by the coding sequence ATGGCTCTTTGGAAAACTAAATTACTAGAAGACCTATATATTCTAAGAGAGAATATTAGAGAAGAAGAAAAACAAGTAAAAGGAATAGCTCCGATTATTTGTACTGATGATGTATTAGAAGAAATATCAAATAAGAAACCGCTTAAAATAAGCGATTTTTTAGCGATATCCGGATTAAATCGTCAATTTCTAGATAACTACGCGACAAAGTTTTTAAAAGTTGTTATGAAACATCAGACAGCTAATGTAAGAGAAGTTACAGTTTCAAAAAATGCATATAAAGTATTAGATCATTACAAAGATAGATTAACTAATATTTCAAGAAGAAACCCAAATCTCTATATGGGTAAAACTGTCAAAAGATCTAGTTTTGATTTAGCTTCCTTAAATCAAGATATCAATCTGATTAAATTTTTAACTAATAAAAGAGTATCTACATTAAGGTTAGAATTTGCATCTACTTTAAGTGGTGAAAACTTAGAAAGACACATTACTACTTTATACCGAGAAACAAATAAAGAAGAGAAAGAAACAGGATCTTACGACTTATATATTGCTTATCCTTATGTTGAAGGTGTCTTCAAAAAAGACCGTTTTGCTATTCGTGCTCCTTTGCTTTACTTCCCTGTTAAACTAGAGAGAAGTAAAAGGAATTTCAGTATTAAAAAAGATAAAGACAAAGATATAATATATAACCGTGACTTATTATTAGCTACGTCTAAAATGGAGCAATCAGATATTGATTCTAACGCTCCATATATAAATGATTTTAGTATTAAAACTTTAAAAGATATTGTAATTCCCTTTTACGCTAATAATGGAATTAATATCGCTGATAATCAAATCAATTTTGACTTTGATCTATTTAAACCGCAACTTAAAGATAAATTTGTAAAAAGAAGAACTGGTGTTTTTGAGATTAGTGAGAACATAACTATTGGTAGATATAAGCTATATTCATCAATGATTCAAAAAGACATGAGTAAAATTTTAGATCAAAATAAATATAATGAATTACTTGAAGGCTTAATCGATGAGAGTAACCTTTATGAGGATGAAAAAGATGTTATCTTCGCTATCGAACCTAATAAAGTAGAAGAGAAACGTTTATCTTATATCAATGAGATTAACTATGCTCAAGAAAAAGTAATTGATTTACTAAACAAAGAGAAAAAACTGGTTATCTGGGGTCCACCAGGAACAGGTAAATCTCAAACAATTACTAGTTTAATAGCTAGTAGCGTTTTAAAAGGAGAAAATGTTCTTGTAGTAAGTGAGAAAAAAGTAGCACTTGATGTTATCTATTCTCGTCTAAAAGGTGCATCTAAGTATTCTATGTTTATTGATGACGCTGAAAACAAACAAGATTTCTATCATAAACTAAAAGAATTTGTAACACCTTCTCCACCAGAAAGAACTCTAAATAATGATATCTTTAAATTAGAAGAAGAGATAAGAGATATTTTATTTGCTATGGATCGTTCTTTAGAACTGTTATACCATACATCTATTCAAGATGTTCCTATGAGTTTACTGTATAGAAGATACGTTAAAGATAAGGAAATTATCAAAGAGCTAACACCTAAGAAAGTTCATATAATGTTTAGAAATACATTTAAGAAACCAGATTTTAAAGTCTTAGATGCTATTGAAAAAACATTTACCAAAAAGCAAAATCTAACCGATATACTTATATATGATAAAATGCTTTCTAACTATCCCGTTTTAGGTAAATTAGAAACCAAAATAAGTAGATCTAATATTATTGATTTTGAAGAATTTTCAAATGAATATAAAACATATAAAGAAAAAACTAAGCATGCTTGGTTTATTAAGCGATACCGCTTAAAAAAACAGTTCATTGAAAAAAATAAGAAACGTTTATTATTTCTAACTAAGAAGAGCTTTACAGAGAGTAAATACTTACGTTTATTACTAGATGATGATACACTTCATTATTATATCTTAGAGAATATTAATAAGCTTAATAAAGTAAGAAATATTTATAGCAAGTTAACAGAACCAGAACATAGTTTCTTGCATATGTTGGCAAACCATAGTTTAGTCAGAGATTTTAATGATATTGCTAAATATCGTAAGTATTTATTTGATGCATTTTATACTGGGTATTTAGAAGAGTTTAAGGCAAAAAATCAAAAACATTTATACATCTTTGATAAGTATCGTGAAAAATTAATCGAACTAGATGGTTTAATGAATGAGAAAAAACAAGTAACTGTTGAATCATTTGAGATGGAATTATACAAACACGCATTTAATTTTGCTAATACAAAACGTATTATGGATATAAAACGTGTCTTAGAAAACACTAGAAAACCAAGTGTTAAAGCGTTTATTGATATCTTCCAGTTAGAGTTAATGAGTAATGTTAGAGTTTGGATGATGACACCTGAAGTAGTTAGTGCAATTATTCCTCTTGTATACGGTATGTTTGACCTAGTTATATTCGATGAAGCTTCACAAATGTACGTAGAAAAAGGTATTCCATGTATCTACAGAGCTAATAAGGTTGTAATTGCTGGTGACACAAAACAGTTAAGACCTTCAAGTTTAGGTATTGGACGTTTAGAAGATGAAGATGAGTTCTATGAAGATCAAGTTCTAAGAGATGTTTCTATGGATGCGAAAAGTCTTTTAGACTTAGCGAGATATAAGTATCAAGAGACGATTCTTAATTACCACTATCGTTCCCAATATGAGGAACTTATAGCATTTAGTAACCATGCTTTTTACGAGGGTAAACTAATTGTTTCCCCTAATCAAACAAGTAGTGTTAAACCACCAATTGAATATGTTCACGTCAAAGATGGAGTCTTTGAAAATAGACGTAATCCTGAAGAAGCTAAGGCGGTTATTAAGTTAATTAAAAAAGTCTTTAGAGAACGAGAAAACAATGAAACAATCGGTGTTATTACTTTTAATAGTACCCAAAGAGATAGTATTGAAAATCTCATTGATGAAGAACTATTTAAAAGAAGTAGATATCAAAAAGAATTTGAAAGTGAATTATTTAGAACCGAAGAAGGCGAAGATAAAAGTCTCTTTGTTAAAAATATTGAAAATGTTCAAGGTGATGAACGAGATATAATCATATTCTCAATGGGGTATGCAAGAGACCCAGAAGGGTTTGTCCGTCGTAGATTTGGTTGGTTAAACAATGATGGTGGACAAAACAGACTTAATGTAGCTATAAGTAGAGCTAAAAGAAAAATCTACTTTGTCTCAAGTTTATTCCCAGAAGAACTCAAAGTAGAAGATTTAAAAAGCACTGGACCTAAATTACTGAAAGATTATATGAGATACTGTTACTATGTATCAAATAAAAAACCTCATTTAGCTAAAGAAGTTTTAAATCAACTTCACACTAGAGAGGCTAATGACGATGAGAATAACATTCCTGAACTAGTTAAAGATATCCAAAAACGTTTAGAGAGAAACAACTACAAAGTAGAAACATCAATTGGGATTGGTAACTATAGTATTAATCTAGCTATTTATAACGAAGAGACAAAAGCTTATAGTCTTGGTATCATTTGTGATGTTTCTAATCCAATTGATTTAGACGCAAGAAGAGATCTTTTCCATCAAGAAAAATACTTAGAAGTAAGAAATTGGAAACTATACCGTGTCTTTGCTTCTAATTGGTACACAGATCCAAACAAAGAAATGAGAAATATTAGAGATTTACTTAAATAG
- the oxlT gene encoding Oxalate:formate antiporter — MLKKQLQYVVIGTMLMLLLGIVYSYSMFRLELETTLNISKFASGVPYMIALFFFSLFMAIGGILYSRFNTRLIASIGVILISLGFVLSSQVNSIFLITITYGVIVGTGVGILYGLPLRIVPQLDYHNTGLLTGIVLLGFGLSPLVFAPLINSLIINQGLSVTFLYLGISYLILTIPLILVLSSRDTQPKNKDRLEYSIIKNKKFISLYILFFLGTFIGLTFIGFTGNIGKELIGIDQNAIAILLGLFAIFNGLGRPLFGYLHDRIGFKKSAIISFITLIFATLLHYTFSTSYFIFIVSFILFYLNFGGWLSLAPSTTIELFGKKDYSKNFGLMYTAYGVGAIFGNSIGGYLVESLGLRSIFLLMSFISVLGLIFVKISFKDYKKE; from the coding sequence ATGCTTAAAAAACAACTACAATATGTTGTAATTGGAACAATGTTAATGCTGTTACTAGGAATCGTATATAGTTACAGTATGTTTCGGCTAGAGCTAGAAACCACTTTAAATATTTCTAAGTTTGCTAGTGGGGTCCCTTATATGATCGCATTATTCTTTTTTAGTTTATTTATGGCTATAGGAGGAATACTTTATAGTAGATTTAACACGAGACTAATTGCTAGTATTGGTGTTATTTTAATTTCTTTAGGTTTTGTTTTATCATCACAAGTTAATTCGATTTTCTTAATAACTATTACCTACGGAGTTATTGTTGGAACTGGTGTTGGTATTTTATATGGGTTACCATTAAGAATAGTTCCACAGCTAGATTATCATAATACTGGACTATTAACAGGGATAGTCTTACTAGGATTTGGACTTTCACCCTTGGTATTTGCACCACTTATAAATTCCCTTATCATTAATCAAGGATTAAGCGTTACTTTTCTCTATTTAGGTATATCTTATTTGATATTAACAATTCCTCTTATACTTGTTCTTTCTAGTCGTGATACTCAACCAAAGAATAAAGATAGATTAGAATATAGTATAATCAAAAACAAGAAGTTTATAAGTCTTTACATCTTATTCTTTTTAGGGACATTTATTGGTTTAACATTTATTGGCTTTACAGGTAATATAGGAAAAGAACTAATAGGTATAGATCAAAATGCAATCGCGATTCTACTCGGGTTGTTTGCCATATTTAATGGCTTGGGAAGACCACTTTTTGGTTATCTTCACGATCGTATAGGGTTTAAAAAAAGTGCTATTATATCTTTTATTACTTTGATATTCGCAACGTTACTACATTACACATTTAGTACTAGTTATTTTATCTTTATAGTTAGTTTTATCTTATTCTATCTAAACTTCGGTGGCTGGTTGAGTCTAGCACCAAGTACTACAATTGAATTATTCGGTAAAAAAGACTATTCTAAAAACTTTGGTTTAATGTACACTGCATACGGTGTAGGGGCTATCTTCGGTAATTCTATAGGTGGGTATTTAGTGGAGAGTCTAGGTTTAAGATCAATCTTTTTACTTATGAGTTTCATTTCAGTATTAGGACTTATTTTTGTAAAGATAAGCTTTAAAGACTACAAAAAGGAGTGA
- a CDS encoding Acetyltransferase (GNAT) family protein, whose amino-acid sequence MYEVKFINSMDEFLDATQIILLLKDQMEYIGSPKTNEQLMKTIQLAFKQENAYLLVISDNSHVIGFAFFNIAIGMESAGKYLWLNEMHIHKNYRSKGYGKILFEEMRKWCEENQVVRIMGMADDSEERTKNFYKQQGAEIYKQDIISFKLKK is encoded by the coding sequence ATGTATGAAGTAAAGTTTATTAATAGTATGGATGAGTTTTTAGATGCGACACAAATTATATTATTACTTAAAGACCAAATGGAATATATTGGTTCTCCCAAAACGAATGAACAGTTAATGAAGACAATTCAATTAGCTTTCAAACAAGAAAATGCTTATTTACTTGTAATAAGCGATAATTCACATGTTATCGGTTTTGCTTTCTTTAATATCGCTATTGGAATGGAAAGCGCTGGTAAATACTTATGGCTCAATGAAATGCATATACATAAAAACTATCGTTCAAAGGGATATGGAAAAATACTCTTTGAGGAAATGCGCAAATGGTGTGAAGAAAACCAAGTCGTTAGAATTATGGGTATGGCGGATGATAGTGAAGAAAGAACAAAGAATTTCTATAAACAACAAGGTGCAGAAATATATAAACAAGATATAATCTCATTTAAATTAAAAAAATAG